The following are encoded together in the Montipora capricornis isolate CH-2021 chromosome 5, ASM3666992v2, whole genome shotgun sequence genome:
- the LOC138048496 gene encoding uncharacterized protein, which yields MVSTIAIPNDMWRAWKDCLMECINTHAPLRHIRTGRKKSPWITDNLRHKMRKRDLLKSKAASTNDFLSWERYKRAQNHTNNDIRKAKRKYFNDNLDRNKQNPKATWNLINDLYSRKLDKLKRVPEIKIGEQTITNPTEIAEQFNFYFSNIGKDLATEIPPADVEPECYLKPSTQTFSLRIPTVGEVRNLLRKLNVRKATGLDKIPCKLLQLAADIVAPSLTKIYQRSIITGIFPSEWKLARVTPIFKKVASPKMFADDTNTTVATDSLTELENKINIDLENLNRWPVANRLSLSVTKTEFMVIGSHQRIRVSGNEEINVEINGKSITRVHKAKSLGLLIDEHLTWKDLVDEVVKKVSKAIGALKRVRPFISVKAALQIYHALIWPHFDYCSSVWDECNVTLCDKLQKLQNRAARVITKSSYDVSANHLLTSLRQDNLAKRRKKLKAILMFKILNGLAPDYLQDLFSIRTTKYNVRNLEMKLNLAKPNTNYLKKKF from the exons ATGGTTTCCACTATAGCAATTCCTAATGACATGTGGAGAGCATGGAAAGATTGTCTGATGGAGTGTATTAATACACATGCACCGCTTAGGCATATACGAACGGGTAGGAAGAAGTCCCCATGGATCACAGACAATTTGAGGCATAAAATGCGTAAAAGAGATCTATTAAAAAGCAAAGCAGCCTCGACTAATGACTTCTTATCCTGGGAACGCTACAAACGCGCCCAAAACCATACTAACAATGACATTAGAAAAGCTAAGCGAAAATATTTTAATGATAATCTTGATCGTAACAAGCAAAATCCCAAAGCAACCTGGAACTTAATAAACGACTTGTACTCCCGAAAGCTTGACAAATTAAAGAGAGTCCCAGAAATTAAAATTGGAGAGCAAACTATCACGAACCCGACTGAAATAGCCGAACAGTTTAATTTCTACTTTTCCAATATTGGTAAGGATCTAGCGACAGAAATACCACCTGCTGATGTTGAGCCCGAGTGCTACCTTAAGCCTAGTACTCAAACGTTTTCACTGAGAATTCCGACAGTAGGAGAAGTACGCAACCTTCTGAGGAAACTAAATGTCAGAAAAGCAACAGGATTAGATAAAATCCCATGTAAACTTCTACAACTAGCCGCTGACATTGTTGCCCCATCCCTCACTAAAATTTATCAGCGATCTATCATTACGGGCATTTTCCCATCGGAGTGGAAACTTGCAAGAGTGACCCCTATATTCAAAAAGG TTGCTTCCCCGAAAATGTTCGCGGACGATACAAATACTACTGTAGCAACAGATTCATTGACtgaacttgaaaataaaattaacatagACCTTGAGAATCTCAATCGCTGGCCTGTAGCGAACAGATTAAGTTTAAGTGTCACAAAGACTGAATTCATGGTAATTGGCTCTCACCAACGGATTCGCGTCTCTGGAAACGAAGAAATTAACGTAGAAATTAACGGAAAATCAATCACGAGAGTCCACAAGGCTAAATCTCTAGGTTTATTAATTGACGAGCACTTGACCTGGAAAGATCTTGTAGATGAAGTAGTTAAGAAGGTATCGAAGGCTATTGGAGCTCTTAAACGAGTAAGACCATTTATATCAGTAAAGGCCGCTCTCCAAATCTATCATGCACTTATTTGGccccattttgattattgtagtTCTGTTTGGGACGAATGCAACGTGACTCTGTGCgataaactgcaaaaattgcagaacaGGGCGGCTAGGGTTATCACCAAGAGTAGTTACGACGTGAGTGCTAACCATCTTCTTACCTCACTCCGCCAGGACAATCTCGCTAAGCgtcggaaaaagcttaaagCCATCctaatgtttaaaatattaaatggtCTTGCTCCGGATTATCTACAGGACCTGTTTTCAATTCGCACCACAAAATATAATGTcaggaatttagaaatgaagcTTAATTTGGCCAAACCAAACACCAATTATctcaaaaaaaagttttag
- the LOC138049910 gene encoding uncharacterized protein: MASSASSTSPFVGSGDTESSAFAVVSQEKNNGTRLVRLLINEGTPALGRFLLFSIHPETLEDVLKKNLPKIRKRVIFDDQWEKLFPSTGDPPNIKKFDITLLHLLIREFSNLPPRSGTGWHTLPAQSDASIEANIARIKYFRNELSHSPSTAITESEFEDKWNQISSALEGILVYIQRTKIQRLKNDPIDHDTYRIVEEHTKKWRRLQQQEQQQQNDEPSSCLPDEVPGVFGRAEEIEGVKQYIQSGTDAVVLITGGPGFGKTTVARETAHKLKENGHTVLFCSLLKKTTFLEAATEMIHSCGTIVGQLPENPEYWLKNWSKQIQSQVLFVLDNADSLLESEADRHLFLETLSAVRMLSKQNVAFVITSRKRVQLKSLSWKEVNLSPLPLDEAKKLLTSRVNRTGTQMEESSEVETIVELCGRVPLALSIVGSLLSDYTEEKIIKHLKKEPMTILEDGDESFQKAIMNSFDLLTKAEKDALVAASIFPGSFDCDAAEAVLKETLDSETLPIKTIRSLKNRSLVVDERAGSHRYQMHPLIRAFAKKIGETENPQVLLHSRELACAHFISRLEENTRLYWGKDTCKEAIESFTADRQNFEHFLKVFGNGLETQEIATSCKKFLDSLFQTFEYLEKCISSKVYIQILELLLSSKYFQAKSQPVHRVELLCLLGQEKRRLGDDTKYKDLMQEAHYLFSAREHEFETRILSRVFYLHSRARFLSEANRLYDTEPKMLYDKALKICEKNLPDHPETAVNLLLAGRNAKRRKDNEEATEKFQRAYSLFKKLLGDHFMTAQCLKDFADFVFVAEKSDQGLDKALKYYGKAMRVMEKLGTHEQKESILTLKNYGSCHRKKGNFEEAKKQLLEAERVCERELENDHTWKVMVKTEMGLLYHEMADKQENKASVKEKLLTKMEASMKEGLDMCYRLNNGQKSINHLGNKAFIRNVLTSYPERFPKDLYPTL; this comes from the coding sequence ATGGCATCATCAGCAAGTTCTACTTCGCCGTTTGTTGGTAGTGGTGACACTGAATCATCGGCATTCGCTGTTGTATCACAGGAAAAAAACAATGGCACAAGGCTGGTTCGACTACTCATCAACGAAGGAACACCTGCTTTGGggcgatttcttttgttttccataCACCCCGAAACATTGGAGGATGTCCTAAAGAAAAACTTGCCGAAGATTCGGAAACGTGTCATTTTTGATGATCAATGGGAAAAGTTGTTTCCGAGTACTGGTGACCCGCCAAACATTAAGAAGTTTGACATTACTCTGTTGCATTTGTTGATTCGAGAATTTTCCAATTTACCACCGCGCAGTGGAACAGGATGGCACACGCTGCCTGCTCAGAGCGACGCAAGCATAGAGGCGAACATCGCCAGAATCAAATATTTCAGAAATGAGCTGTCCCATAGCCCTTCTACGGCCATTACAGAAAGTGAATTCGAAGACAAATGGAACCAAATATCTTCAGCTTTAGAGGGAATACTGGTTTATATCCAGCGAACAAAAATACAGCGCCTCAAAAATGATCCGATCGATCACGATACGTATCGAATAGTAGAGGAACACACAAAAAAATGGCGAAGATTGCAGCAGCAAGAGCAGCAGCAACAAAATGACGAGCCTAGCAGCTGTCTACCAGACGAAGTGCCGGGAGTGTTTGGTCGCGCTGAGGAAATAGAAGGAGTGAAGCAATACATTCAGAGTGGAACAGATGCCGTCGTGTTGATTACTGGTGGACCGGGCTTTGGAAAAACAACTGTGGCCAGGGAGACAGCccacaaattaaaagaaaatgggCATACTGTGTTATTTTGCAGTCTTCTAAAAAAGACAACATTCCTCGAAGCAGCCACTGAAATGATCCACTCATGTGGTACGATAGTCGGGCAGCTACCGGAGAATCCCGAATATTGGCTAAAAAACTGGAGCAAACAGATCCAAAGCCAAGTGCTATTTGTCCTCGATAATGCAGATAGCCTTCTAGAGTCGGAAGCAGACCGACATTTATTCCTAGAGACCCTGAGTGCCGTGAGAATGTTATCGAAGCAGAATGTAGCTTTCGTAATTACTTCCAGAAAAAGGGTCCAACTCAAGAGTCTTTCATGGAAAGAAGTAAATTTAAGCCCTCTACCACTCGACGAGGCCAAAAAGCTACTTACCTCGCGTGTCAACCGTACGGGGACCCAAATGGAAGAATCTTCCGAAGTGGAAACCATAGTCGAGCTTTGTGGCCGTGTCCCATTAGCACTCTCAATCGTCGGTTCACTTCTGTCAGACTACACTGAAGAGAAGATTATCAAACATCTTAAAAAGGAACCCATGACTATCCTGGAAGATGGCGATGAATCATTCCAAAAAGCGATTATGAATTCTTTTGATCTTCTGACGAAAGCTGAGAAAGATGCTTTAGTAGCTGCGTCCATATTTCCTGGATCATTTGATTGCGATGCTGCCGAAGCCGTTTTGAAGGAAACCTTGGATTCTGAAACTCTACCGATTAAGACTATACGTTCCTTAAAGAACAGATCTCTTGTTGTCGATGAACGGGCAGGTTCCCATAGATATCAGATGCATCCTCTCATCCGCGCTTTTGCTAAGAAAATTGGTGAAACTGAAAATCCACAGGTTTTACTTCACAGCAGAGAATTAGCTTGTGCGCACTTCATTTCCCGTCTGGAAGAGAATACGCGTTTATATTGGGGAAAAGACACATGCAAAGAAGCCATCGAATCTTTCACTGCAGACAGGCAAAACTTCGAGCATTTCCTTAAAGTTTTCGGTAATGGTTTGGAGACCCAAGAGATCGCAACCTCGTGCAAAAAGTTCCTCGATAGTCTTTTTCAAACATTCGAGTATTTGGAAAAATGCATCTCATCGAAGGTTTACATCCAGATCTTGGAATTGCTACTTAGTAGCAAGTATTTTCAGGCCAAATCTCAGCCAGTGCATCGTGTGGAACTTTTGTGTCTGCTTGGTCAAGAGAAGAGAAGGCTTGGTGACGATACAAAATACAAAGATCTCATGCAAGAGGCACATTACCTCTTTTCAGCACGAGAGCACGAATTCGAGACGAGGATCCTTTCCCGTGTGTTCTACTTGCATAGCCGAGCCCGTTTTCTGTCAGAGGCGAACAGGCTTTACGATACTGAGCCCAAAATGTTGTACGATAAAGCATTGAAAATCTGCGAGAAGAATCTTCCTGACCATCCAGAAACCGCAGTCAACCTTTTACTTGCCGGAAGAAACGCTAAGCGGCGCAAGGACAACGAAGAAGCAACCGAAAAGTTTCAGCGGGCCTATTCTTTGTTCAAAAAACTTCTTGGAGATCATTTCATGACGGCTCAATGTTTAAAGGACTTTGCAGACTTTGTTTTCGTTGCGGAAAAGAGTGATCAAGGGCTAGATAAAGCCTTGAAGTACTACGGAAAGGCCATGAGAGTTATGGAAAAGCTAGGAACACACGAACAAAAGGAGAGCATCTTAACTCTAAAAAATTATGGAAGTTGTCACAGGAAAAAAGGCAACTTTGAAGAAGCAAAGAAACAGCTTTTAGAGGCAGAACGCGTTTGCGAGAGAGAGCTAGAGAACGATCACACATGGAAAGTTATGGTCAAGACGGAAATGGGTCTCCTCTATCATGAAATGGCggacaaacaagaaaacaaggcatctgtgaaagaaaaattattaaccAAAATGGAGGCGTCAATGAAGGAAGGACTAGATATGTGCTACAGACTCAACAATGGCCAGAAAAGCATCAACCATTTGGGCAACAAGGCATTTATCCGGAACGTTCTAACCTCGTACCCAGAAAGATTTCCCAAGGACTTATACCCTACCTTATAA